A genomic segment from Saprospiraceae bacterium encodes:
- a CDS encoding T9SS type A sorting domain-containing protein — protein sequence MSSFCANIPLTCGANNLNNSSCTLDESSNYSGDRCNELCTGAAQNQVHYAFVSNGSKIDIILTTANCSDIWYNNPGLDMGVSTACCGGTSVSCKRSPTPIPPSYQLKITIASPIPCKVYYIDIDGLNGTVCDYTMNVSGGYAPLPLVLKNINNDANNIIDMSLGACSQKFTVEPRDEPCEGYYEWTFDGQPLNDFDREVRIDFPNEGDFVLCVQGYIGVPDYNCGQSNLTCTTIKVTKDQFYGNTRILCNEQRGFRWHQQKINASGVYTQGFNTSCHIFDSIVEFILLPKPESGKINYVSCTRSDPYFDPIQNVFYKNCTANKKIPITKSTEIYACDSSYILNVAYVDLKTNFHLNCKNGNVFMSPEIINYTDTCGVGIDMKYSYSWFEKINNITQFLGQGPELKIVKKGTYQLLVLAQYTFGTESGTCSFVFDEDIDEDTYLSTPHTGNLLGKNQVCKGDVECYSIKDIVKDPFSFNWTVVEGDIVSPNPNQSDSICVLWHKNSSMPSGKICVSYSDSCSSSLQACLDIEFGRSKKMIAGPDQEIGGVLGTKLNAQGKKGLWTYAGGPGTVHFTDPTDPKSRVRVSRFGAYTLKWTTFQDGCEVYGYLTINFYIEFPELQGEYLPPFKGYGLSGPNISAFESQYINRQLNIQFASEIKNAIHYQIINIQGQAIDAGTIPTVTNESLIQLNIDLNPGIYFINMTSGNLSQISKFVVFK from the coding sequence ATGTCCAGTTTTTGCGCAAATATCCCATTGACCTGTGGAGCCAATAACTTAAATAATTCAAGCTGTACCCTGGATGAGTCCAGCAATTACAGTGGGGATCGATGCAATGAACTTTGCACCGGAGCAGCTCAAAATCAGGTGCATTATGCCTTTGTCAGCAATGGGAGTAAAATTGACATTATACTTACCACGGCAAATTGTTCAGATATCTGGTATAACAATCCAGGCCTGGATATGGGTGTTAGTACTGCCTGCTGTGGAGGCACTTCCGTTTCTTGCAAACGATCACCAACACCCATTCCGCCCAGCTATCAATTGAAAATAACGATAGCAAGTCCAATACCCTGTAAAGTTTATTATATTGATATTGATGGATTAAATGGTACTGTTTGCGATTACACCATGAATGTTAGCGGAGGCTATGCGCCCCTGCCTTTGGTTTTAAAAAATATCAACAACGACGCAAACAATATTATTGACATGAGTTTGGGTGCATGCTCTCAGAAATTTACGGTCGAACCACGAGACGAACCCTGTGAAGGATATTATGAATGGACATTTGATGGCCAGCCCCTAAATGATTTTGATCGGGAAGTACGAATCGATTTTCCCAATGAGGGGGATTTTGTATTGTGTGTTCAGGGTTACATCGGTGTTCCTGATTATAATTGCGGTCAATCCAATCTCACATGTACCACGATCAAGGTAACAAAGGATCAATTTTATGGCAATACGCGCATACTTTGTAATGAACAAAGAGGCTTTAGGTGGCATCAGCAGAAGATTAACGCAAGTGGAGTTTATACTCAGGGGTTTAATACATCCTGCCATATTTTTGATAGCATTGTAGAATTTATATTACTTCCCAAACCAGAATCAGGCAAAATAAATTATGTCTCTTGCACAAGAAGCGATCCTTATTTCGACCCAATCCAAAATGTATTTTATAAGAATTGTACGGCTAATAAAAAAATACCCATTACAAAATCTACAGAAATTTACGCATGTGATAGTAGCTACATTCTAAACGTTGCCTATGTTGATCTGAAAACTAATTTTCATTTAAACTGCAAAAATGGAAATGTGTTTATGAGTCCTGAAATTATAAATTACACGGATACCTGCGGGGTTGGGATCGATATGAAATATAGTTATTCCTGGTTTGAAAAAATAAACAACATCACACAATTTCTTGGACAAGGTCCGGAATTAAAAATAGTAAAAAAAGGAACTTACCAATTGCTGGTTTTAGCTCAATATACATTTGGCACTGAGTCCGGTACCTGCAGTTTTGTATTTGATGAAGATATTGATGAGGATACTTATTTAAGTACACCTCATACCGGCAACTTATTGGGAAAAAATCAGGTTTGTAAAGGCGACGTTGAATGTTATTCGATTAAAGATATCGTTAAAGATCCATTTTCATTTAATTGGACTGTTGTGGAGGGCGACATCGTAAGTCCGAATCCAAATCAATCAGACAGTATCTGTGTCTTATGGCATAAGAACAGCAGTATGCCAAGTGGTAAAATCTGTGTTAGTTACTCAGATTCCTGTTCAAGTAGTTTACAGGCTTGCCTGGACATTGAATTTGGGCGGTCTAAAAAAATGATCGCTGGTCCTGACCAGGAAATAGGCGGGGTGCTTGGAACCAAACTAAATGCACAAGGAAAGAAAGGCCTCTGGACCTATGCGGGTGGACCCGGAACCGTTCATTTTACGGATCCTACGGATCCAAAATCAAGAGTGCGTGTTTCTCGTTTTGGAGCCTATACTTTAAAGTGGACTACATTTCAGGACGGTTGCGAAGTCTATGGATATCTTACAATTAATTTTTACATTGAATTTCCAGAATTGCAAGGCGAATACCTCCCGCCATTTAAAGGATATGGTTTATCGGGTCCAAACATTTCAGCGTTTGAATCTCAATACATCAATCGCCAACTCAATATTCAATTTGCTTCGGAGATTAAAAATGCAATTCACTATCAAATAATAAATATTCAGGGACAAGCTATTGATGCAGGAACCATTCCAACGGTTACCAATGAATCGTTGATCCAGCTAAACATCGATTTAAACCCGGGTATCTATTTTATCAATATGACATCAGGAAATCTGAGTCAAATATCAAAATTTGTAGTTTTTAAATAA
- the smpB gene encoding SsrA-binding protein SmpB: MKDIEILNRKASYLYNFIQTYEAGILLSGPEVKSIKAGNANMSDAYCIVEHGEVWIKNLNINPYKQRAESDYNPKQNRKLLLNKEEIRKIERKISEKGLTLIPYKIYVADRGIIKVEIVLVSGKKSYDKRESIKEKDEKRNLDRNFKLG, encoded by the coding sequence GTGAAAGACATTGAAATCCTAAACCGAAAAGCCAGTTACCTCTATAATTTTATTCAAACCTACGAGGCTGGAATTCTATTATCCGGACCCGAAGTAAAGTCAATTAAAGCAGGAAATGCCAACATGAGCGATGCCTATTGTATCGTTGAACACGGTGAGGTGTGGATTAAAAATTTAAATATCAATCCGTATAAACAGAGAGCAGAATCTGATTACAACCCCAAACAAAATCGCAAACTCTTATTAAACAAAGAAGAAATCCGTAAGATCGAACGGAAGATTTCAGAAAAGGGATTAACACTCATTCCTTATAAAATCTATGTAGCCGATCGGGGAATTATTAAAGTTGAAATTGTCTTGGTCTCCGGTAAAAAATCATACGACAAACGCGAATCCATCAAAGAAAAGGACGAAAAAAGAAATCTCGACCGAAATTTTAAATTGGGATAA
- a CDS encoding S9 family peptidase, translating to MHRKVLVLLSLFVFQFLTAQLKEISLEDIYEKGSFSTKGIPGFKFMNDGQSYVRLQNSTITQYYLLSNDVKKVILDASKIENGLLKDKLESFEFSEDETKLLLKTESEGIYRYSSRAIYYVYDLESEKLQRIYSPNKIMYPAFNPKGDKVAFVFENNLYFQDLKHGSVKQITMDGKKNFIINGASDWVYEEEFTLTRAFEWSPDGEDIAYLRFDESHVKEFTLEYYKNETYPEPYTFKYPKVGEENSNLTVWNYSLKKKKSVQLDIGEREDDYLPRMKWTGTQDELCITWMNRDQNHLKLIVNNVSTNKYRTLLEEKNKYYIDLHDNLQFLTNGNFIWTSEQSGYNQIYLYEATGRLIKGLTEGNEELTEIYGMDEAQQNLLFQKSVNRGLDRAIYKLNLETKQITPIAINPGYNSAQVSPGLKYIILTHSEINKPPVYSLNNQEGKIIRVLESNEALSEKLKSYKLSNVEISSLFNRHGDMLNALFIKPVDFNPAKKYPVFMFLYGGPGSQEVMNRWNSFGQYYWLQMLAQKDYIICVVDNRGTGGRGEEFKKSTYMQLGKLETEDQIDAAKYLSELSYVDGSRIGIFGWSYGGYMSSLCILKGNDVFKSAIAVAPVTNWKWYDSIYTERYMKRLKDNAKGYDENSPVNFADRLKGNYLLVHGMADDNVHFQNTAEMANALIKNKKQFDTYFYPNRNHGIGGQNARIHLYTKMTSFVLEKI from the coding sequence ATGCATCGAAAAGTATTAGTGCTCCTAAGTCTCTTTGTTTTTCAGTTTCTTACTGCGCAATTAAAAGAAATTAGCTTGGAGGATATTTATGAAAAAGGTAGTTTTTCGACCAAGGGCATACCTGGTTTTAAGTTCATGAATGATGGACAAAGCTATGTCCGTTTGCAAAACTCAACCATCACGCAGTATTATTTACTGAGCAATGATGTAAAGAAAGTTATTTTGGATGCTAGTAAAATTGAAAATGGACTCTTGAAAGATAAATTGGAATCCTTCGAATTCAGCGAGGACGAAACAAAGCTTTTATTAAAAACAGAATCAGAAGGCATATACCGATATTCATCCAGAGCAATTTATTATGTCTACGATTTGGAATCTGAAAAATTACAGCGAATCTATTCTCCTAATAAGATTATGTATCCTGCTTTTAATCCTAAAGGGGATAAAGTAGCCTTTGTGTTTGAAAACAACTTGTATTTTCAAGATCTAAAACACGGAAGTGTAAAACAAATTACAATGGATGGTAAGAAAAACTTTATCATCAACGGCGCATCAGATTGGGTATATGAAGAAGAATTCACCCTGACCAGAGCTTTTGAATGGTCACCGGATGGGGAAGATATTGCTTATTTGAGATTTGATGAAAGTCATGTTAAAGAATTTACTTTAGAGTATTATAAAAATGAGACCTATCCTGAACCCTATACTTTTAAATATCCAAAGGTCGGTGAAGAAAATTCCAATCTAACTGTTTGGAATTATTCTCTGAAAAAGAAGAAATCCGTCCAATTGGATATCGGCGAACGGGAAGATGACTATTTGCCCAGAATGAAATGGACTGGAACGCAAGATGAATTATGCATCACATGGATGAATCGGGACCAAAACCATTTAAAGTTGATCGTAAACAATGTTTCAACCAATAAATACAGAACTCTGCTGGAGGAAAAGAACAAGTATTACATTGATTTACATGATAATTTACAATTCTTAACCAATGGTAATTTTATTTGGACCAGCGAACAATCAGGTTATAATCAAATCTATTTATACGAAGCTACCGGTCGTTTGATCAAAGGACTTACAGAAGGCAATGAGGAATTGACTGAAATTTATGGGATGGATGAAGCCCAACAAAATTTGTTGTTTCAAAAATCAGTAAACAGAGGACTCGATCGTGCTATTTATAAATTGAATCTGGAAACCAAACAAATCACTCCGATTGCCATTAATCCTGGTTACAACAGCGCACAGGTCAGTCCGGGATTAAAATACATCATTTTGACCCATTCAGAAATCAACAAACCACCCGTCTATAGCCTGAACAACCAGGAAGGCAAAATCATCCGGGTATTGGAATCAAATGAAGCATTGAGCGAAAAGTTGAAATCTTATAAATTGTCCAATGTAGAAATCAGCAGCTTATTCAATCGACATGGTGATATGTTGAATGCTTTATTTATTAAACCCGTTGATTTTAATCCGGCGAAAAAGTATCCGGTATTTATGTTTTTATACGGAGGTCCAGGAAGTCAGGAAGTCATGAACCGATGGAATAGTTTTGGACAGTATTACTGGTTGCAAATGCTTGCTCAAAAAGATTATATTATTTGCGTTGTGGACAATCGTGGAACAGGAGGTCGTGGTGAAGAATTTAAAAAATCTACCTACATGCAATTGGGTAAACTGGAAACTGAAGACCAGATTGATGCAGCAAAATACTTATCCGAATTGTCTTATGTAGATGGAAGCCGTATAGGTATATTTGGTTGGAGCTACGGTGGCTATATGTCTAGCTTATGCATTTTAAAAGGAAACGATGTTTTTAAATCTGCGATTGCTGTGGCGCCGGTAACCAATTGGAAATGGTATGATTCCATTTATACAGAGCGTTATATGAAACGATTAAAAGACAATGCAAAAGGTTATGATGAGAATTCTCCGGTTAACTTTGCCGATCGGTTGAAAGGAAATTATTTGTTGGTACATGGAATGGCAGATGACAATGTGCATTTTCAAAATACTGCAGAAATGGCAAATGCGTTGATTAAAAACAAAAAACAATTTGATACCTACTTTTACCCAAACAGAAATCATGGGATTGGAGGTCAAAATGCACGAATTCATTTATACACAAAAATGACTTCCTTTGTATTAGAAAAAATATAA
- a CDS encoding aldehyde dehydrogenase family protein produces MHSIFKQMEASFQLAPIPGYEFRMAGLNKLEQNLLRYQDRIAKAMQLDFNKSDFESHTSELLTCLLELRIAKRELKKWMRPKSVQTPTELIGSSHYISYEPKGVVLILAPWNYPINISIIPLIAAWAAGNKIILKPSEFAPNAASVIQQLIQESFAPTDVCVILGDSKIAEALVQLPFNHIFFTGSQNTAKKILKAAAENLTSVTLELGGKNPLILDNTISLKKIMPDIVYGKCINAGQTCVSPDYVLLPKNLVTEFVSQWNETLQNMFGEKIIFNPDYCGIVNEAHYQRILKIVNESLDQGAQLTDPIQLNAADRKIKPILLLNTNWDHASMQSELFGPVLPLIAYDSLENELHNIQKIDRPLSLYIFSNDTQHQNFILNTIRSGGVTINNCLLNYCNFNLPFGGNHQSGHGSNHGFYGFETFSHKRGISKQGKLINSLRFFYPPFTKSKIILKTYLLKLIGKI; encoded by the coding sequence ATGCATTCCATTTTTAAACAAATGGAGGCAAGTTTTCAATTAGCTCCTATTCCAGGCTATGAATTTCGCATGGCTGGTTTAAATAAACTCGAGCAAAATTTGTTGCGCTATCAGGATCGGATTGCAAAAGCCATGCAACTTGATTTTAATAAATCGGATTTTGAATCGCATACCTCAGAGCTTTTAACCTGTTTACTCGAATTGCGTATTGCTAAACGCGAATTAAAAAAATGGATGCGTCCAAAATCAGTTCAAACGCCTACCGAGTTAATTGGAAGTTCACATTACATTAGTTATGAACCTAAAGGAGTGGTTTTAATTTTGGCTCCCTGGAATTATCCGATAAATATTTCAATCATTCCTTTGATAGCCGCCTGGGCTGCTGGAAATAAAATTATACTCAAACCTTCTGAATTTGCTCCAAATGCAGCGAGCGTGATACAACAGCTGATTCAGGAAAGCTTTGCACCCACCGACGTTTGTGTGATCCTGGGCGATTCTAAAATTGCGGAGGCTTTAGTTCAATTACCTTTCAATCACATCTTCTTTACCGGATCGCAAAACACCGCGAAAAAAATATTAAAAGCTGCAGCCGAAAATTTGACCAGTGTGACCTTGGAACTTGGTGGAAAAAATCCGCTGATTCTCGATAATACCATTTCATTAAAGAAAATAATGCCCGACATTGTCTATGGAAAATGTATCAATGCCGGCCAAACTTGTGTTTCGCCTGATTATGTCTTGCTTCCAAAAAATTTAGTCACAGAGTTTGTAAGCCAATGGAATGAAACGCTTCAGAATATGTTTGGAGAAAAGATAATTTTCAATCCGGATTATTGTGGAATTGTAAACGAAGCACATTACCAAAGAATTTTAAAGATTGTCAACGAAAGTTTAGATCAGGGCGCGCAGCTGACAGACCCCATCCAATTAAATGCTGCTGATCGGAAAATTAAACCCATTCTTTTGCTAAACACAAACTGGGATCATGCGAGCATGCAATCCGAACTCTTTGGTCCGGTGTTGCCTTTGATTGCCTATGATTCATTGGAAAATGAACTCCATAACATTCAAAAAATTGACAGGCCCTTGTCCTTGTACATTTTTTCGAATGATACCCAACACCAAAATTTTATTTTAAATACCATCCGTTCCGGTGGAGTAACCATCAACAATTGCTTATTAAATTATTGCAATTTCAATTTACCTTTTGGAGGAAATCACCAAAGTGGTCATGGTTCGAATCACGGTTTTTATGGATTTGAAACCTTCTCACATAAACGAGGAATCAGTAAACAAGGAAAGTTGATTAATTCCTTGCGATTTTTTTATCCTCCATTTACAAAATCAAAAATTATTCTTAAAACCTACTTATTAAAATTAATAGGAAAAATATGA
- a CDS encoding NADP-dependent malic enzyme yields the protein MDIFERSIRLHQELQGKITVENKLDIRSKDDLSLAYSPGVAAPCEEIHNDPSKVYDYTIKGNTVAIVSDGSAVLGLGNIGAHAAIPVMEGKAMLFKRFAGINGFPICLTTQKTDEIISIVKNIAPVFGGINLEDISSPRCFEVEEKLQDIGIPVFHDDQHGTAIVVLAALMNFCRLTGRKMEDLKIVINGAGAAGIAIARYLGKKDRDARNQKIAKEIIMCDTMGIIHKNRLGVNDIKEELLLYTNPRNLMGNVEDALVGADVFVGVSKANLLNRNHIRSMAKDPLILALANPIPEILPDEAMAGGAFIVCTGRSDFPNQVNNVLAFPGIFLGALHARAKRITLAMKFAAAQAIASAVENPSREQIIPPALDESIAHRVAKAVADAAH from the coding sequence ATGGATATATTCGAACGTTCCATTCGACTGCACCAGGAATTGCAGGGGAAAATTACCGTTGAAAACAAGTTGGACATCCGCTCAAAGGATGATCTGTCGCTTGCGTATTCACCGGGTGTGGCAGCTCCCTGCGAAGAAATCCATAATGACCCTTCCAAAGTGTATGATTATACCATTAAAGGAAATACCGTTGCCATTGTCTCTGATGGATCTGCAGTTCTCGGTTTAGGGAATATAGGCGCCCATGCAGCCATTCCGGTTATGGAAGGGAAAGCCATGCTTTTCAAACGGTTTGCAGGCATCAATGGCTTCCCAATCTGTTTGACAACTCAGAAAACTGATGAAATCATTTCAATAGTTAAAAACATTGCACCCGTTTTTGGGGGTATCAATCTGGAAGACATTTCTTCACCTCGTTGTTTTGAGGTAGAAGAAAAACTTCAGGATATTGGAATTCCCGTATTTCACGACGACCAACATGGCACAGCCATCGTCGTTTTGGCTGCCTTGATGAATTTTTGCAGGTTGACCGGAAGAAAAATGGAAGACCTCAAAATAGTGATCAATGGAGCCGGAGCAGCCGGCATTGCCATTGCAAGATATTTAGGTAAAAAGGATCGCGACGCCCGCAATCAAAAAATCGCCAAAGAGATTATCATGTGCGATACCATGGGAATCATACATAAAAATCGATTGGGAGTCAACGACATTAAAGAAGAATTGCTGCTCTATACCAATCCAAGAAATTTGATGGGAAATGTTGAGGATGCGCTCGTTGGGGCGGATGTTTTTGTTGGAGTAAGTAAAGCAAATCTTTTAAATAGAAATCACATCCGTTCGATGGCAAAGGATCCGCTCATTTTAGCATTGGCGAATCCAATTCCGGAAATATTACCGGATGAAGCCATGGCAGGTGGTGCCTTCATCGTTTGTACCGGACGATCCGATTTTCCCAACCAGGTAAACAATGTCCTGGCCTTTCCAGGCATCTTTTTAGGTGCATTGCACGCACGAGCCAAACGCATTACCCTGGCTATGAAATTTGCCGCTGCACAAGCTATTGCTTCCGCTGTGGAAAACCCGAGCCGGGAGCAAATCATTCCGCCTGCATTGGACGAATCCATCGCACATCGCGTTGCCAAAGCGGTAGCCGATGCAGCCCATTAA
- a CDS encoding M1 family metallopeptidase has protein sequence MKRTLFLLIGLLAYVQILQSQNIRNNPTSNHGNRFEQLGIILPDPNGYRTASGAPGSEYWQMRADYDIQARLDEENTKLYGSEWITYYNNSPDKLYYLWLQLDENEHSPKSPNNYESYDSKTDERVTQNDIDNLDRRPMTTGYGVNIESVKEGSGRPLAYTINHTMMRVDLNKALLPGKSFKIFVQWNYKIPDRMTMGGRGGLEYFPEDGNHLFTMSQWFPRMCVYSDFQGWQNKQFTGRAEFALAFGNYKVQLTVPSDHVIAATGQCQNYKDVLSPAQYRRWESAQQANDVVEVVTLEEAVQAEKNKSGKTKTWIYKAENVRDFAWGSSRKFVWDAMPIQVGSNKVMCMSYYAKEAYPLYRRYSTKTVAHTIKTYSKFTIPYTYPVAISVEASNGMEYPMICFNFGRAEKDGTYSEGTKYGMIGVIIHEVGHNFFPMIINSDERQWTWMDEGLNTFVQTLTQEAFDNNYPTDRGNPSRIADYMRLPKDQLEPIMTNSENLVQFGSNAYAKTAAGLNILRETILGRELFDYAFKEYARRWAFHHPTPADFFRTMEDASGTDLDWYWRAWFYDIEPVDLSIDSVHVKLTNEAVPMTQLNYYMQADEPTESLSKYINRTSGMSFLVDQDTSLRDFYYHYNQAEEKKRVRIQAQLAPEELQKGGDSTYLYEVQFSNKGGMVMPIILRWNYTDGTYQDERLDVQIWRKNEYKIVKTFIRNKVVKSIQLDPFKETADIDITNNQWNVAETPSRFEIFKAKREPRRGGRRGTSNPMQLEKKGKGAN, from the coding sequence ATGAAACGGACACTTTTTCTTTTAATTGGACTGCTGGCTTATGTTCAGATTCTTCAGTCTCAAAATATCCGCAACAATCCTACTTCAAATCACGGCAATCGATTCGAACAATTAGGGATCATATTACCGGATCCTAATGGATATCGGACAGCTTCAGGTGCTCCAGGCTCGGAGTATTGGCAAATGCGGGCGGACTACGACATCCAGGCCAGATTGGACGAGGAGAATACTAAATTATATGGTAGTGAATGGATTACATATTATAATAATTCACCAGATAAATTATACTACCTCTGGTTACAGCTTGATGAAAATGAACACAGTCCAAAATCTCCCAACAATTATGAATCCTATGACAGCAAAACCGATGAACGCGTCACACAAAATGATATAGATAATCTCGACCGCAGACCGATGACAACTGGCTACGGTGTGAATATTGAATCTGTGAAAGAAGGCAGTGGCCGCCCTTTGGCCTATACCATCAATCACACCATGATGCGGGTAGATTTGAATAAAGCGCTCCTTCCCGGCAAGTCTTTTAAAATCTTTGTGCAATGGAATTATAAAATTCCAGATCGCATGACAATGGGAGGACGCGGAGGTTTAGAGTATTTTCCGGAAGATGGAAACCACTTGTTTACCATGTCGCAATGGTTCCCTAGAATGTGTGTGTATTCAGATTTTCAGGGATGGCAAAACAAACAATTTACAGGAAGAGCAGAATTTGCGCTTGCATTTGGAAATTATAAGGTTCAACTGACAGTCCCTTCCGATCATGTGATAGCAGCTACCGGACAATGTCAAAATTATAAAGATGTTTTAAGTCCAGCGCAGTATAGACGTTGGGAATCCGCTCAACAAGCAAACGATGTGGTTGAAGTGGTTACCCTGGAAGAAGCCGTACAAGCTGAAAAAAACAAATCAGGCAAAACAAAAACCTGGATTTATAAAGCAGAAAATGTAAGAGACTTTGCATGGGGCAGTTCGAGAAAATTTGTTTGGGATGCGATGCCAATTCAAGTAGGATCCAACAAAGTCATGTGCATGAGTTATTATGCTAAAGAAGCCTATCCATTGTACAGACGCTATTCAACTAAAACAGTTGCACATACCATAAAAACCTATTCCAAATTTACAATTCCGTATACCTATCCGGTTGCAATTTCTGTAGAAGCTTCCAATGGAATGGAGTATCCTATGATTTGTTTTAATTTTGGAAGAGCTGAAAAAGACGGTACTTATTCTGAAGGAACCAAGTACGGAATGATCGGAGTTATTATCCATGAAGTAGGTCATAATTTTTTTCCAATGATCATCAACAGCGATGAAAGGCAATGGACCTGGATGGATGAGGGACTGAATACTTTTGTTCAAACCCTTACTCAGGAAGCATTTGACAACAATTACCCAACAGACCGGGGCAATCCTTCGCGAATTGCAGATTACATGCGTTTGCCAAAAGATCAGCTGGAACCCATCATGACAAACAGTGAAAACCTGGTGCAATTTGGTTCGAATGCTTATGCAAAAACAGCAGCCGGACTCAATATTTTACGGGAAACCATTTTGGGTCGTGAGTTATTTGATTACGCCTTTAAGGAATATGCACGTCGCTGGGCTTTTCACCATCCAACTCCGGCCGATTTTTTTAGAACAATGGAAGACGCTTCCGGTACCGATCTGGATTGGTATTGGCGCGCCTGGTTTTACGATATCGAACCGGTTGATTTATCAATTGATTCGGTTCATGTCAAACTAACCAATGAAGCCGTTCCAATGACACAGCTCAATTATTACATGCAAGCAGATGAGCCTACAGAATCACTGTCGAAATATATAAACAGAACTTCAGGAATGTCATTTTTAGTGGATCAGGATACCAGCCTTCGCGATTTTTATTACCACTACAACCAGGCAGAAGAAAAAAAGCGCGTTCGCATTCAGGCACAATTGGCTCCGGAAGAATTACAAAAAGGAGGAGACAGTACCTACTTATATGAAGTGCAATTCTCAAATAAAGGGGGTATGGTAATGCCGATTATTTTAAGATGGAATTATACAGATGGAACCTATCAGGATGAACGATTGGATGTGCAGATCTGGAGAAAAAACGAATATAAAATTGTCAAAACCTTCATTCGGAACAAGGTGGTAAAATCCATACAATTAGATCCTTTCAAAGAAACTGCCGACATCGATATAACCAATAACCAATGGAATGTTGCAGAAACACCCAGCAGGTTTGAAATCTTTAAAGCCAAGCGGGAACCACGCAGAGGAGGCCGACGCGGAACCTCCAATCCAATGCAGTTGGAAAAAAAGGGAAAAGGCGCCAATTAA
- a CDS encoding HupE/UreJ family protein — MNEFMLWFSTGLQHILDLKAYDHILYIVCLSLLFRLSDWKKLLILVTAFTLGHSLTLALSVFDLVTIPASWIEIAIALTIAVTCLINFRELAINQASIQARYWTALLFGCIHGLGFSFLLKAMLGKEESVLFPLFSFNLGLEIGQIAVLVVVQAFTYFIHHFAIQFEKIILSTITFVILLVSIYLILGRI; from the coding sequence ATGAATGAATTCATGCTATGGTTTTCAACCGGACTGCAACATATTTTAGATCTAAAAGCTTACGATCACATTCTTTACATTGTCTGCCTGAGTTTGTTATTCAGACTCAGCGATTGGAAAAAACTCCTGATCCTGGTCACTGCGTTTACATTGGGACATTCATTGACACTGGCACTGAGCGTTTTTGATTTGGTGACCATTCCAGCTTCATGGATAGAAATTGCAATTGCTTTAACAATAGCTGTAACCTGCCTTATAAATTTCAGGGAGTTGGCCATTAATCAGGCCAGCATTCAGGCCAGGTATTGGACCGCTTTGCTGTTTGGTTGTATTCATGGATTGGGATTTTCGTTTCTGTTAAAGGCAATGCTGGGCAAAGAAGAATCGGTGCTTTTTCCCCTGTTTTCTTTTAATCTGGGATTGGAAATCGGACAAATTGCAGTCCTGGTAGTCGTACAGGCTTTTACTTATTTTATCCACCATTTTGCAATTCAATTTGAAAAAATAATTCTATCTACGATAACTTTCGTAATTTTGTTGGTCAGTATCTATCTTATCCTTGGAAGGATCTAA